The following is a genomic window from Chryseobacterium ginsenosidimutans.
CAGTAGTCTCAGAAGTTATTTTGTCAAAATGCAATTCTAAATGAATGATCTCATGACAAAAAATAAATTTTACAGCTTCAGTGTAAAAACCATTAGTCTGTTCAATATATAATCTGTTTTCGGCTAAAAATCTCTCAGGATTTGGTAGAATATCTTTTTCCCAAGGCGTATAATCAACAATCAAATGTTTAGCATAGTTGAACATTTCGTATGCAAGCTGTTTGTTCTCTTCTTTTATTGGATATACTTCTCGATTATGTAATTTGTTGTACTTTGGGAAATCTATTTCTTCCAAGTAGATTACATAAATTGAATAAGTTATACACCATATGTAAGATAAAAAGGTTTCATGAATTGTTATTTGTTTAGTATGAAGATTTGCATAAGGAGTTCTAAATCTGCCGTTCTCAATCATTATTGGTTCTTCCCCAAATTCAAAATTTAATTCTGAATTAAATTTTCCCTCCCTTATAAGTTTTTGTAAATTTAAAAAAAAATCTTTATTGGTATTATTGAACATAAACACAATCATATAATGTAAAACCCTAATTGGTTGTGTACCAAAATCAGTATTTTTGTGATGATCAATGATTCCAAATTTTTGTGTTAGCCAATTCATCTTTGAATCTATTATTAAATTTTAATAAAATTTTATTTTTAAAACCAAATCTATGATGTAAGTCGAGTACATGCTTAACTATGTTTGACTGTATTTTTCATTTTCCCATTTAATGACATTTAATTGTGATAGGCATATCTTTACAGATTTGATGAAAATATCTAGTTTTAATATGATAGGATTATTTATTGAAAAATATTCGATAGGATCACCGACTTCAGTACTTGAATATCTGTAACTATCTAGACTATATTTTGTGCATAAACAAGAATTTAAAAACAACATTCTCATTATTGTTGCACCTACATTTAACTGATTAAAGAAATCCGAAGCCATTTTGTTGTAATACGCATTTTCCTCTATAGAAAGTAATGATTCCTTTTCTTCAAAATTTTTATCAACAATATAATTTTTAAAATTCTGAAAAGATGATATATTGCTATCTAAATCATACAAATTTCTTGTGCTTTTTTCAATTTCGGACAAAGTATTATTCACAAGTTGTTCATCTGTTAGCTGCTTTATGATCGATGCAAAGTTATCAATTCCCTGACCACCAAATATGTTTTCTTTTTCATCTAAAATCTTAAAAACTTTTATAGGATTATGGCTGATTTTTCGTCTTAAATCATCAGTGTCAATAACTCCTATTCTTAAGCCAAGATATTTTACTGCTTTTTCGACTGCTTGATGATAAAAATATATTGCATTACTGTATATTTTGTTATTAAAAAGCAACTCTGCAGTATTAATATCATTTCGAGCTATTTGTAATAAATCGTTCATGGTTATGTCTTTCAAATATTAGTAAGTAAATATAAATATTTATTAATAGTTAAAATATGTTTTTAAGGCTAACAGATTTGTAATCTTAGCTATTTAAACTATAATTATCTGCAACTTTTCTTTTTGAAAGGAGTCCAAAAAAAGTCCTCGAATAAATCGGGGACTAAAAACTAATAACCATGAAACTCAGATTAACTGGGGATCATTGCAAATATATAAATTTACATTAAAAGAAATGGTTTTAAAATAGCAATCAATCTAATGTTTATATATTCTTCAGTACCAATAAGAGTTTTAATTAGTCAGTTTTCTTTCTATGAATTTACTATTGCCTCAATATTGGCAATGTAATATTGCTTTTACTAAAGAAGAATTTATAAAATCTTCAACAAAAAATAATATAAAATTTACACTGTACCGATTATACATCTTCTATGTAGAAGTGGATTATGACGATCAGGACAATAAATAGTAAATCATAGCAACTTTATAAATGCTAGAAACTAAAAGGGATAATTTCAAATTTTCAAAACAAACTGCTGTTATCAGTTTTTTCTACTTCTTCGGTTATTATGTAGTTTAACTTCGTCTTCGGTTAATACCCTTTTTTCAAGTATGACATAGTTTTTAATTACCTTACCATTCTTGTCAAAATCAACGGTGTCATTTTTCCTTCTATTTACTTGAATTCGCAATAAAACAAGATCATTACTTAAAATTTTTTCAGGTAAGAGTTTAGTATAAGAACTTAATCCCAAAGCCTTCGCAGCAAGATGCAACTTTCTAATGTTATAACGAGCGTTCGAGCCGAAATTTTCAACTTTACCTACATAACCATCTGCAAAACCCATTCTTTGTGATAGCTCTACCTGAGATATGTATTTGTCCGCTCTTCCTCTGTATTCCCTAATTATATCAATCATAAAGAGATCAAGCTCAGATATAATAATTTCAACAATTTTACCGTCCACCATTTTTAATATTTCCCCCCAATTACAACAATATTTAAAAAATACACACATCCATATTTGGATGTATTGGATTTTATATTTATATTTGCTTTTTACGTTATAATACGTAATTTTGCGATACTTCAAAGAATTATAGAAGCTATTGCTTAGAACCTCGTACTAGAAAATCGCCAATTTTCAAAACAATGCAACGAGACCATAAGTAAAGTAGCTCACGCTTCGGCGTGGGCTCACTTACGGAGTTTGTTGCAAGGTGTTTGGCGATACCTCTAGTACAAGCGATGATGTAGTGAGTTCCACGCTGTTTTTATTCCAATGCTGTTCGTTCGCTCTACATTCTAAGCCGCTTCCACAAAATACAGTATCAGACTGCACGATACAATGGGGAGTACAATCCATTGCGGCCTTACAGCTTTGACGGGACACAATTTCATTCATATTATTTCAAGATGTGCTGGGGCAGGAGGTTTTGCTATGTCCTTACTGAAGCTTCCTCCCAAGCATCATCAAATAGAAACGCTAAAAACATATTCAAGAAACAGAAAGTGTAACGTAACCATAGAAAAACAAAAGCCCTTTCCACAAAAGTTGACTGCTAGCGTAGGAAAGAGCAAAGTCTAACGAATTAAACCTATTCAAAAGTATGAAAAAAAACTTTTGCAGCCTAAGTCATCTTCAATTGGCTTTTGGCTTCACCTTGCTCGTCTCCGGCGTAGCAATAGGGCAGATGCGCACCATTACAGGCACTGTCACAGAAAATAACCAGCCACTCAAAGGCGTTTCCGTATTCCAGGAGGGTAGTAATGAAGTGGCTGTGACCAATGCATCAGGCGTTTACCGTGTTCAGGTATCGGGAGAAAACCCGATAATCATTTACCGCCATCCGGACTATCCCGAAAGAAAAATCACTTTAGGCAGCAGGATAACCGTCAATATCTCATTAGGTAAAGAAAAAGAAATTGAGGAAGTTGTTCTCAATGCAGGTTATTATAAGGTCAAAGACAAAGAAAGAACAGGAAGCATTGCCAAGATCTCAGCCAAAGACATCGAAAATCAACCAGTAACAAACATTCTTGCTTCTGCACAGGGCAGAATGGCAGGTGTCAGCATTACCCAAAACTCGGGAACCGCAGGCGGAGGATTCGATGTCCAGATCAGAGGAAAGAACAGCCTTCGTCCTGAAGGAAATTATCCTCTTTATATTGTTGACGGCGTTCCCTTGAATTCGCAATCCAATGCGCTTACCTCACTTTCGGTTGGTATTCTATCAAAAGGAGAGGCAAGCCCGCTTAACTCCATCAATCCAAATGATATTGAGAGTATGGAGGTATTGAAAGATGCCGATGCGACAGCAATATACGGTTCAAGAGGTGCTAACGGCGTTGTGATCATTACTACAAAAAAGGGAAGTTTCCGCAAGGCTTCACTTGAATTTACAATGAATACGACCATTTCCAAAGTGAATCAATTTATTGAAATGGCGAATACTTCACAATACCTGCAGTTGAGAAAGGATGCTTTTAAAAACGATAATATTTCTGCATATCCTGTAACGGCATATGATCTCAATGGCAAATGGAATCAGTCACGGGAAATAGACTGGTACAAAACTTTTATCGGAGATACATTCCTTAGCCAACAGCAACAGCTTTCATATTCAGGTGGAAATTCACAGAATCAATACCATTTAGGAATCCATCATCAGGAACAGGGCACAGCTTTCGGAAATGGGATGGGCTATAAAAGATCGGGGTTCAATTTAAGCAATACCTATTCTACGGAAGACAGAAAGCTGAAAATCAGCCCGACCATTTATTATACGGTTCAGGACAATACTCTGAATGATGCCGATCTGACAAGGCAGATTCTCCTTGCACCGAATGCACCAGTCTTGTACAATCCGAATGGTCAGCTGAATTGGGAAAACAACACATTTGCCAATCCACTCGCAAAGCTTGAAAATAAGTACAGTTCAAAGATCAAAACCCTGACATCTAATATGAATGTTGATTATCAGGTGTTTGAAGATTGGTCACTAAAGCTCAATGCCGGATACACGCTTACGGAGCAGAATGAATCCCGTCTCAATCCGTCGACTGCGTTTAATCCGTCCACCGGAGCCAACAGCAGTACATCAATGAGATACGATGGAGTCGTTGTACGAGACAGCTGGATCATTGAACCACAGCTTCACTGGAATAAAAAATGGACTCATCATAAGTTAAGTGCATTGGCAGGAATGACCGTAGAGGAAAGGAAGGATCGGATCCTGCGTCTTCAGGGAAACGATTTTTCTTCCAATGACCTTATCGGTAATCTTTCCAATGCCAAAGTACAAAAGGTTCTGGAAGATAATGAAGTACAATACCGTTACAATGCCTTTTTCGGGAGGTTCAATTATGATTATTCGGGAAAATATATTGTGAACTTAACTGCCAGAAGGGATGGTTCAAGCCGATTTGGTCCGCAGAAAAGATTTGCCAACTTTGGAGCGGTAGGAGCAGCGTGGATCTTTTCGAAAGAGTCTTTTCTGGAAAACACTTCGTGGCTGAACTTCGGAAAACTGAGAATGAGCTTAGGAACTGCCGGAAGCGATTTGATCGGGGACTACCAATTTATGGATACCTATACCACCACCACCCAGATCTATGATGGTGTTTCGGGAATATACCCGTCGAGGCTTTTCAATCCTAATTTCAGTTGGGAAAAGACAACAAAGATGGAAACAGCATTGGAATTAGGCCTGTTCAAAGATAAGGTCAACCTGACCGTGGCATATTACCAAAACCGATCATCCAATCAGCTGGTAGGTCTACCTTTGGCAGCCACCACAGGGTTTTTAACCGTGCAGAGCAATTTTCCTGCAAAGGTGCAGAACGCAGGTGCGGAAGCAGAGTTGAATGTCAATCTTATCCGTAAGAAAGACTTCCGATGGTCAGTCGCAGCCAATCTAACGGTTCCCCGAACGAAACTCCTCGAATTTGAAAACATTGAATCCACCTCTTATGCAACGATGTACGAGGTTGGGCGTTCAATGAATATTAAAAAGGTGTATGAGTTAAAAGGTGTAAATCCGGATACTGGTGTATATGAGTTCAGTGATCTGAACGGTGACGGGAAGATCGATCTGAATGACAGGATCAAAGTAGTTGATATTGGAATGAAATTCTTCGGAGGGCTCAGCAGCCAAATCAACTATAAGAACTGGTCATTTGCCTTTTTGATCCAAGGAGTTAAACAACGGCAATACAGCCTGGATTACAGCATTTCACTCTTGGGTATTATGTCCAACGTCCCTTCTTATATGCTAGACTACTGGACACCCGAAAACAGGGATGCACGTTATCAGCGTCCCGGCACAGGAACCAATTCCGATGTGACCCGTGCTCATTCCCTATACCAAAGCAGTGATGCGGTCATTGTTGACGCTTCATTTATCAGGCTCAACAATGTTCAGCTAAGTTATAAGATTCCATTAAAAGAAGGTCTCATTCGCGACCTTACATTACAGGCACAGGCGCAGAACCTTTTCACGATCACAGGATACAAAGGTTTGGATCCCGAAGTTGCCGGCTTTTACCTGCCTTCCATTAAATCGTACTCATTAAGTGCCACCCTTAAATTTTAAGTTATGAAAACAGAAACAAACTATATCAAGAAACATATCGGCAAAAAGCTGTTTGTAGTTGGAGCAGTAGCGGTATTGATCTCCTCAGTCGGCTGTGAGAAATTCCTCGAAGTGGATGAACCTCAGAATCAGATCTCTCAAAGCATGGTGTTTAAAGACAAGAAACTGGCGTATGCGGCACTTTCCGATGTTTATTCCAACCTGCGAAGTAATACTCTGCTGAATGGAGGACTAGCGGGTGTGGGAACATTAATGGGGTGCTATACCGATGAGCTGACCTCTGTGAGCAATCAGCCTGTCGATTTCAGAAGCTTTTACGAATTAGGTGTTCAGCCCAATACCCCTACGGTCAATACCCTTTGGGTCAATTCGTACAAACAGATCTATGCTGTGAACAGCATCATCGAAGGGGTTTTGCGGAGTGTTGCCTACCTTGATGAGAGTACGATGCTTCAGATCTTAGGGGAAGCCTATTTTATCAGGGGATTGCTTCATTTCTATATGGTCGAACTGTATGGTGATATTCCTTATGTTTCAACGACTGATTACAATATCAATCAATCGGTATCAAGAATGTCTGTTAGCGAAGTGTACTTAAGAATCGAGGAGGATCTGAGAAAGGCTGAAACCATGTTAACTGATACCTATCCAAGTGCTAACCGCACCCATATCAACCGTTCAGGGCTAAGGCTTTCCCTCGCAAGACTATACCTGTATCAAAACAAATGGTCAGAAGCGAGGAATTATGCATCACTGGTCATTCAGAATCCTGCGTATTCCGTGGAACAGGACCTCAGCAAAACATTTTTAAAAGATTCGAAAAGTGCCGTTTGGCAGTTTATGCCAGTAGATGCAGGGATCAACACTTTAGAAGGTCAGTATTATACATTTTTGACTCTTCCGCCAGCCAATGTGGTCCTGTCGCAGAGCCTTCTTAATTCTTTTGAAGCCGGAGATCAGAGAAAAGTACAGTGGACAAAGAAATTGTCCAATTCCCAAGTGAGCTATTCCCACGCTTACAAGTACAAGCAGTACAATAAAACCTCGACCACATCATTGGAATATTCGGTGGTACTACGAATTGAAGAAGCATATCTTATTCTTGCGGAATCAGAAAATGAACTGGGGAACACAGGGTCAGCACTTATTGCAGTCAACAAATTGCGAACCCGTGCCGGACTAACTGCACTGAGTGGACTTTCTCAACAACAGCTCAGAACGGCGATCTTGGATGAGAGACGTCACGAACTGTTTACAGAGTACGGACACCGCTTTTTTGACCTGAAAAGAAAAGGCTTGTTAGATAATACCCTATCTCCATTAAAGCCGGCTTGGCAAAACTTCCGAAAACTGCTGCCTTTACCGGAAAGAGAACTATTTGCCAACCCAAAACTAAATCCGCAAAATGAGGGATACTAATATCAGAAAAGTAGGAAGGAAAGTAAAGGCTCTTTCAATGATCGCTTTGATGATCCTCCCAATCAGTTTCTTCAAAGCCCAGCAGCGATTTGCACCTGATACTTTTAAGCAGTGGTACCAACTGGGTAACATATCCGTCAGCGATTACGGGAAATACAGCTATTTTATACGAAAGTATGATGACAGGAAAAGAGATGCTGTACTGTTAAATAATGTGACTGGCGAGAAAATAGTAAGCGGTCTGGCGGTGAAAAGCGGCTTCGGTCGCGATTTTTTTATTGCGTTGGATTCAAACGGAGTATTGGATGTCATCAACCTGAAAAATGAAAAGCGTTTAAAAATAGATCAAGTCAAAGATTTTTACATTTCTGAAAATAGTAACAGTTGTTACTTGTTAATGAATGATGGACAACTCAATATGATGAAAGCTGACCAGTTAAAATATGTTCAGATTGCAAAAAATATCGGCAGACTTGAGATATCTTCGGATAAGAAATGGATGCTGGCGATGTCTGATCAGAGTTCTCTTCTTATAGAACTAGAAACTGGAATTAGAAGGAATCTAGGGTTGGTCGATAAATCTAATTTCGTTCGGTGGAATCTAATTTCGTCGACTGCAAAATTTGATATTCTGATTACAACGGGAAATAATTATAAAATGGTCACGTATGATAAGAACGGAATTTTGATCAAAGAAATTGATGTTAAAAATCCCGGAAAGGAATACAGACTTACAGGATTCACGGATAGTGGTCAATTGATTGCCATACGATCGAGGTCTGCAAAAAAATTGCAGGACAGCATTGAGGTTTGGAAAACGGATGATCTGGCACTCGGAGCCAATCTTAACAAACGCGAGGGTCAGTCTTTCGATGCATTAATTATTGCTCCGGTTAAGAAAACAACAGTTTCTTTTCCATATACGGAAGGCGTAACAGATGTAATGCTGGTCTTCGGTGATCAATACTTGCTCGAAG
Proteins encoded in this region:
- a CDS encoding phage exclusion protein Lit family protein, whose protein sequence is MNWLTQKFGIIDHHKNTDFGTQPIRVLHYMIVFMFNNTNKDFFLNLQKLIREGKFNSELNFEFGEEPIMIENGRFRTPYANLHTKQITIHETFLSYIWCITYSIYVIYLEEIDFPKYNKLHNREVYPIKEENKQLAYEMFNYAKHLIVDYTPWEKDILPNPERFLAENRLYIEQTNGFYTEAVKFIFCHEIIHLELHFDKITSETTDSHYLEYEIEADSKAIESIKAGLSDVQSPFEIAKKTVVSVGAVIGVLSMFFFKATTEGKQHPNSEDRLTNILEMFNFHDSHEIWGIACVGLKFWDNQFGHNFNWLENPTSYKEEYYSIVEQIKSRNILK
- a CDS encoding HEPN domain-containing protein, which translates into the protein MNDLLQIARNDINTAELLFNNKIYSNAIYFYHQAVEKAVKYLGLRIGVIDTDDLRRKISHNPIKVFKILDEKENIFGGQGIDNFASIIKQLTDEQLVNNTLSEIEKSTRNLYDLDSNISSFQNFKNYIVDKNFEEKESLLSIEENAYYNKMASDFFNQLNVGATIMRMLFLNSCLCTKYSLDSYRYSSTEVGDPIEYFSINNPIILKLDIFIKSVKICLSQLNVIKWENEKYSQT
- a CDS encoding transcriptional regulator, with translation MVDGKIVEIIISELDLFMIDIIREYRGRADKYISQVELSQRMGFADGYVGKVENFGSNARYNIRKLHLAAKALGLSSYTKLLPEKILSNDLVLLRIQVNRRKNDTVDFDKNGKVIKNYVILEKRVLTEDEVKLHNNRRSRKN
- a CDS encoding SusC/RagA family TonB-linked outer membrane protein, translated to MKKNFCSLSHLQLAFGFTLLVSGVAIGQMRTITGTVTENNQPLKGVSVFQEGSNEVAVTNASGVYRVQVSGENPIIIYRHPDYPERKITLGSRITVNISLGKEKEIEEVVLNAGYYKVKDKERTGSIAKISAKDIENQPVTNILASAQGRMAGVSITQNSGTAGGGFDVQIRGKNSLRPEGNYPLYIVDGVPLNSQSNALTSLSVGILSKGEASPLNSINPNDIESMEVLKDADATAIYGSRGANGVVIITTKKGSFRKASLEFTMNTTISKVNQFIEMANTSQYLQLRKDAFKNDNISAYPVTAYDLNGKWNQSREIDWYKTFIGDTFLSQQQQLSYSGGNSQNQYHLGIHHQEQGTAFGNGMGYKRSGFNLSNTYSTEDRKLKISPTIYYTVQDNTLNDADLTRQILLAPNAPVLYNPNGQLNWENNTFANPLAKLENKYSSKIKTLTSNMNVDYQVFEDWSLKLNAGYTLTEQNESRLNPSTAFNPSTGANSSTSMRYDGVVVRDSWIIEPQLHWNKKWTHHKLSALAGMTVEERKDRILRLQGNDFSSNDLIGNLSNAKVQKVLEDNEVQYRYNAFFGRFNYDYSGKYIVNLTARRDGSSRFGPQKRFANFGAVGAAWIFSKESFLENTSWLNFGKLRMSLGTAGSDLIGDYQFMDTYTTTTQIYDGVSGIYPSRLFNPNFSWEKTTKMETALELGLFKDKVNLTVAYYQNRSSNQLVGLPLAATTGFLTVQSNFPAKVQNAGAEAELNVNLIRKKDFRWSVAANLTVPRTKLLEFENIESTSYATMYEVGRSMNIKKVYELKGVNPDTGVYEFSDLNGDGKIDLNDRIKVVDIGMKFFGGLSSQINYKNWSFAFLIQGVKQRQYSLDYSISLLGIMSNVPSYMLDYWTPENRDARYQRPGTGTNSDVTRAHSLYQSSDAVIVDASFIRLNNVQLSYKIPLKEGLIRDLTLQAQAQNLFTITGYKGLDPEVAGFYLPSIKSYSLSATLKF
- a CDS encoding RagB/SusD family nutrient uptake outer membrane protein, with protein sequence MKTETNYIKKHIGKKLFVVGAVAVLISSVGCEKFLEVDEPQNQISQSMVFKDKKLAYAALSDVYSNLRSNTLLNGGLAGVGTLMGCYTDELTSVSNQPVDFRSFYELGVQPNTPTVNTLWVNSYKQIYAVNSIIEGVLRSVAYLDESTMLQILGEAYFIRGLLHFYMVELYGDIPYVSTTDYNINQSVSRMSVSEVYLRIEEDLRKAETMLTDTYPSANRTHINRSGLRLSLARLYLYQNKWSEARNYASLVIQNPAYSVEQDLSKTFLKDSKSAVWQFMPVDAGINTLEGQYYTFLTLPPANVVLSQSLLNSFEAGDQRKVQWTKKLSNSQVSYSHAYKYKQYNKTSTTSLEYSVVLRIEEAYLILAESENELGNTGSALIAVNKLRTRAGLTALSGLSQQQLRTAILDERRHELFTEYGHRFFDLKRKGLLDNTLSPLKPAWQNFRKLLPLPERELFANPKLNPQNEGY